Proteins from a genomic interval of Vicia villosa cultivar HV-30 ecotype Madison, WI unplaced genomic scaffold, Vvil1.0 ctg.002386F_1_1, whole genome shotgun sequence:
- the LOC131638703 gene encoding ribulose bisphosphate carboxylase/oxygenase activase, chloroplastic-like codes for MAASVSTVGAVKTMSLNGSVVAGPSVSSSSFFGTSLKKINSRLPNTKVSSGSFKVFAAKEIDPEKQTDGDRWRGLAYDISDDQQDITRGKGLVDSVFQAPQNAGTHYAVMSSYEYVSTGLKQYNFDNTMSGFYIAPAFMDKLVVHVTKNFMTLPNIKVPLILGVWGGKGQGKSFQAELVFAKMGINPIMMSAGELESGNAGEPAKLIRQRYREAADIIKKGKMCALFINDLDAGAGRMGGTTQYTVNNQMVNATLMNIADNPTNVQLPGMYNKEDNARVPIIVTGNDFSTLYAPLIRDGRMEKFYWAPTREDRIGVCTGIFRHDNIENDDIVKLVDTFPGQSIDFFGALRARVYDDEVRKWISGIGVEAIGKRLVNSKEGPPQFDQPKMTLEKLLEYGGMLVQEQENVKRVQLADKYLSEAALGDANQDAITRGAF; via the exons ATGGCTGCTTCAGTCTCCACTGTTGGAGCTGTCAAAACT ATGAGCTTGAATGGCTCAGTAGTAGCAGGACCTTCAGTTTCCAGTTCATCTTTCTTTGGCACAAGCTTGAAGAAGATTAATTCTAGGCTTCCAAACACTAAAGTTTCCTCTGGAAGTTTCAAAGTTTTTGCTGCTAAAGAGATCGACCCTGAAAAGCAGACAGACGGAGACAGGTGGAGGGGTTTGGCCTATGATATTTCAGATGACCAACAAGACATCACAAGAGGAAAGGGTTTGGTTGATTCAGTTTTCCAAGCTCCACAAAATGCTGGAACTCATTACGCAGTTATGAGTTCTTATGAATATGTTAGCACCGGACTTAAGCA GTACAACTTTGACAACACTATGAGTGGTTTTTACATTGCTCCTGCTTTTATGGACAAGCTTGTTGTTCATGTCACTAAAAATTTCATGACCTTGCCTAACATCAAG gtTCCTCTCATTCTTGGTGTCTGGGGAGGCAAAGGACAGGGAAAATCTTTTCAAGCTGAGCTTGTTTTTGCCAAGATGGGAATCAA CCCCATCATGATGAGTGCCGGAGAGCTTGAAAGTGGAAATGCAGGAGAGCCAGCAAAACTGATCAGACAGCGATACCGTGAAGCTGCTGACATAATCAAGAAGGGAAAGATGTGCGCTTTGTTCATCAACGATCTTGATGCAGGAGCAGGTCGTATGGGTGGAACAACCCAATACACTGTCAACAACCAGATGGTGAATGCCACACTCATGAACATTGCTGATAACCCCACAAATGTCCAACTCCCTGGTATGTACAACAAGGAAGACAATGCTCGTGTTCCCATCATCGTCACTGGTAACGATTTCTCAACATTGTATGCTCCTCTCATCCGTGATGGACGTATGGAGAAATTCTACTGGGCTCCTACTAGAGAGGACCGTATTGGAGTCTGTACCGGAATATTCCGTCATGACAATATCGAAAATGATGACATTGTCAAGCTTGTTGACACCTTCCCTGGTCAATCCATTG ATTTCTTTGGTGCATTGAGGGCTAGAGTGTATGACGACGAAGTGAGGAAGTGGATTTCTGGGATAGGTGTTGAGGCAATTGGAAAGAGGCTTGTGAACTCAAAGGAAGGACCACCACAATTTGACCAGCCTAAGATGACCCTAGAAAAGCTGTTGGAATATGGTGGCATGCTTGTCCAAGAACAAGAGAATGTGAAGAGAGTCCAATTGGCAGACAAGTATTTGAGTGAGGCTGCTCTTGGTGATGCTAATCAAGATGCTATTACTAGGGGAGCTTTCTAA
- the LOC131638702 gene encoding L-type lectin-domain containing receptor kinase S.4-like encodes MLQFQTIIFNSVMAKTPLFLLCILTLLASNSIQSYSQQDEFFFAGFSEATTNITLNGGAVIEHKGTLRLTNDTERVIGHAFYSTPINFKNKSKVFSFSTSFAFAIIPQYPKLGGHGFAFTVSPTNKPSNGYPSQYLGLLNPKDLGNFSNHLFAVEFDTVQDFEFNDINDNHVGINLNNMVSNKSVKACFFTDGSTSKQIQDLNLKSGSVIQAWIDYDSSMNHLEVRLSPSSSKPTSPILSYQVDLTPIFKETMYVGFSSSTGLLSSSHYILGWSFKINGESKTLSLNNLPSLSSQSNQSTHTRKATILGLSISFVILIVITIGLSLYFKMKNDDVIKSWELEVGPHRFPYKELNQATGGFKDKNLIGFGGFGRVYKGVLVSPNSKTEIAVKQISHESKQGLQEFISEIETIGKLRHRNLVELLGWCRKSNDLILVYDFMKNGSLDKYIFEQPREVLKWEERFRIVKGVALGLVYLHEECEQTVIHRDVKAGNVLLDSEMNARLGDFGLAKLYDRGENPNTTRVVGTLGYMAPELTRTGKPTRSSDVFAFGAVLLEVVCGRRPIEAKALPEELVLVDWVWDRWRLGMVGEVVDGKMGGVYDEGEVLLVVKVGLMCSDEAPERRPTMRQVVGYLEREVELPELDGFGVKKRDFLYSTSLGFGSVNTWSSVGDDVDGGYVSSFTLSGGR; translated from the coding sequence AtgcttcaatttcaaaccatcATCTTCAACTCTGTCATGGCAAAAACACCTCTGTTTCTTCTCTGCATATTGACCCTTCTAGCCTCAAATTCCATACAATCTTATTCTCAGCAAGATGAGTTTTTCTTTGCAGGATTCAGTGAAGCTACCACCAACATAACCTTAAACGGGGGTGCAGTGATTGAACACAAAGGCACACTTCGTTTAACAAACGACACTGAAAGAGTAATAGGCCATGCTTTCTATTCAACCCCAATTAACTTCAAAaacaaatccaaagttttctccttttcaacttcttttgcttttgcAATAATCCCTCAATATCCAAAACTTGGAGGCCATGGCTTCGCTTTCACCGTTTCTCCTACCAATAAACCCTCCAATGGCTATCCAAGTCAGTACTTAGGCCTTCTCAACCCAAAAGATCTAGGCAACTTTTCAAACCACTTATTCGCAGTTGAATTCGACACAGTACAAGATTTCGAATTCAACGACATCAATGACAACCATGTTGGTATCAACCTGAACAACATGGTATCAAACAAATCAGTCAAAGCATGTTTTTTTACAGATGGGTCAACAAGTAAACAAATTCAAGACCTCAATTTGAAGAGTGGTAGTGTAATTCAAGCATGGATCGATTATGATTCCTCAATGAATCATCTTGAAGTTAGACTCTCTCCATCTTCATCAAAACCCACTTCACCAATTTTATCATACCAAGTAGATCTAACACCAATCTTCAAAGAAACTATGTATGTTGGGTTTTCTTCTTCAACAGGGTTACTATCTAGCTCACACTATATATTAGGTTGGAGCTTCAAAATCAATGGAGAATCCAAAACACTATCATTGAACAATCTTCCTTCACTCTCTTCACAATCGAATCAATCTACTCATACTCGAAAAGCCACAATCTTGGGTCTCTCTATTTCATTTGTGATTCTAATAGTTATAACAATTGGTTTATCTTTATACTTCAAGATGAAAAACGATGATGTTATAAAATCATGGGAACTCGAAGTGGGTCCACATAGATTCCCTTACAAGGAACTGAATCAAGCAACAGGAGGATTCAAAGACAAGAACCTTATCGGGTTCGGAGGTTTCGGTCGGGTTTACAAAGGGGTGTTAGTGTCACCAAATTCCAAAACCGAAATCGCTGTGAAACAAATCTCCCATGAATCAAAACAAGGGTTACAAGAGTTCATCTCGGAGATCGAAACCATAGGTAAACTCCGACATAGGAACCTAGTAGAGTTACTAGGTTGGTGTCGGAAGAGTAATGATTTGATATTGGTCTATGATTTCATGAAAAACGGGAGTTTGGATAAGTACATATTTGAACAACCGAGAGAAGTGTTGAAATGGGAAGAGAGGTTTAGGATCGTAAAGGGTGTGGCTTTGGGGTTGGTTTATCTGCATGAGGAATGTGAACAGACGGTGATTCATAGAGATGTGAAAGCTGGGAATGTGCTTTTGGACAGTGAGATGAATGCGAGGTTGGGTGATTTTGGGTTGGCGAAGCTTTATGATCGTGGTGAGAATCCGAATACGACGAGGGTGGTTGGGACGTTGGGGTATATGGCGCCGGAGTTAACGAGGACGGGGAAGCCGACGAGGAGTTCTGATGTGTTTGCGTTTGGGGCGGTGTTGTTGGAGGTGGTTTGTGGGAGGAGGCCGATTGAGGCGAAAGCGTTGCCGGAGGAGTTGGTTTTGGTGGATTGGGTTTGGGATAGGTGGAGGTTGGGGATGGTGGGGGAGGTTGTGGATGGGAAGATGGGTGGGGTTTATGATGAGGGGGAGGTTTTGTTGGTGGTGAAGGTGGGTTTGATGTGTTCGGATGAGGCGCCGGAGAGGAGGCCGACGATGAGGCAGGTGGTTGGGTatttagagagggaggtggaGTTGCCGGAGCTTGATGGTTTTGGGGTGAAAAAGAGGGATTTTTTGTATTCGACGTCGTTGGGTTTTGGAAGTGTGAATACTTGGTCGTCGGTCGGTGATGACGTGGACGGTGGGTATGTTTCGTCTTTTACACTTTCCGGTGGCCGGTAG